Proteins encoded by one window of Silvibacterium dinghuense:
- a CDS encoding NAD(P)H-quinone oxidoreductase, protein MSNASFHTPAVMTAIEITHPGGPDVLVPTKRPVPQPAADEVLIRVYAAGVNGPDVLQRKGLYHPPPGASDIPGLEVSGEVVEVGSAVHSFRTGDLVCALLTGGGYAEYAVANQAVVMKVPDGLSMIEAAAMPETFMTVWLNLVQRGQLQAGDSVLIHGGASGIGTTATMIAKAMGASNIMTTISSDAQREASLRLGADHAINYRKEDFVAKVEEFTANKGVDIILDIIGGDYVARNFAAAGMNGRILQISALQGPAKDLNLWPMMTKRLVHLGSTLRPRPNEEKAAIIAELEKHVWPFIKSGQIKPQVYKTLPLENAREAHEMLDAGGHIGKIVLTTAANPTH, encoded by the coding sequence ATGTCTAACGCTTCTTTTCACACGCCTGCTGTGATGACGGCAATCGAAATCACTCATCCTGGTGGCCCTGATGTACTGGTTCCAACGAAGCGGCCTGTTCCTCAACCGGCGGCCGATGAAGTATTGATTCGTGTTTATGCCGCAGGCGTAAATGGACCTGACGTCCTTCAGCGCAAGGGGCTGTACCATCCTCCCCCGGGCGCATCGGATATCCCGGGTCTGGAAGTCTCGGGTGAGGTCGTCGAAGTGGGATCCGCCGTACATAGCTTCAGAACTGGCGATCTCGTGTGTGCCTTACTCACAGGCGGCGGCTATGCGGAATACGCGGTCGCCAACCAGGCCGTCGTGATGAAAGTGCCGGACGGCCTTAGCATGATCGAGGCGGCAGCCATGCCGGAAACCTTCATGACGGTATGGCTCAACCTCGTCCAACGAGGCCAGTTGCAGGCTGGCGACTCGGTGCTCATTCACGGAGGAGCGTCCGGGATTGGCACCACCGCAACCATGATCGCAAAAGCAATGGGTGCGTCGAACATCATGACCACTATCTCGTCCGATGCGCAACGCGAGGCAAGCCTGAGGCTCGGGGCTGACCACGCCATCAATTATCGAAAAGAGGATTTCGTGGCCAAGGTCGAGGAATTCACCGCCAACAAAGGCGTGGATATCATCCTCGACATCATTGGCGGCGATTACGTAGCACGCAATTTTGCCGCAGCAGGAATGAATGGCCGTATTCTGCAGATCAGCGCCCTACAGGGCCCGGCAAAAGACCTGAATCTATGGCCGATGATGACCAAGCGTCTCGTACACCTCGGCTCGACTCTGCGCCCTCGACCCAATGAAGAAAAAGCCGCCATCATTGCCGAACTCGAAAAGCATGTGTGGCCATTCATCAAATCGGGACAGATCAAGCCCCAGGTGTACAAGACTCTCCCCCTCGAAAATGCGCGTGAGGCTCACGAGATGCTCGACGCAGGCGGGCACATTGGCAAAATCGTGCTTACCACCGCTGCGAATCCCACGCACTAG
- a CDS encoding PadR family transcriptional regulator — translation MATTKRMTGDTEIFSGLIRIHVLHHACAEGVFGLGMIKELRRHGYKIGPGTMYPLLHSLEKRGWLRAQDTQIEGRNRKVYFATRAGKKTLEQARSKVKELFEELFEEEGHGHHHNH, via the coding sequence TTGGCGACGACGAAACGCATGACGGGAGACACCGAAATCTTTTCGGGACTTATCCGCATCCACGTATTGCACCACGCGTGCGCGGAAGGAGTCTTCGGCCTTGGCATGATCAAGGAACTGCGGCGGCATGGCTACAAAATCGGGCCAGGAACAATGTATCCCTTGCTTCATAGCCTCGAAAAACGTGGTTGGTTACGGGCGCAAGACACTCAGATCGAGGGCCGGAACCGCAAGGTCTACTTCGCAACCCGCGCGGGGAAGAAGACACTAGAACAAGCCCGCTCAAAGGTAAAAGAGCTTTTCGAGGAGTTGTTTGAAGAAGAAGGTCACGGCCACCATCACAACCATTGA
- a CDS encoding TonB-dependent receptor yields MHNRTHILLQSALLVLLFSLGASLAHAQFRTAIQGTVTDPQGAVIPGAQLTLVDKQTNRTTKTTSSASGVYNFNALPASTFTLKVEAKGFESKVIDDLSLIPEQTNSLNVGMTLGTSSTSITVNGNQADALDTETASVNTTVTSNQIQHMPSFGRDVTQLVQLAAGALSDGSQAAGGGSYSLPGSNMGGSGASDGIFKTENGPQIVANGGQAETNSVLIDGISASSVTWGGSTVVTPTEDSVDSVKITSNSYDAELGRFSGAQIQITSKGGSNQVHGSLFFKADRPGMNAYQSWNGPSSDQAGTAAERGLNRDDSRFNQFGGSISGPFWKNRLFGFFAYETLRNDTNVTAQNWYETSAYRNSARSGSNAASYLGYSGEAVAGTLIGGTCSQLGLSEGSQCATVSGGVDVGSPLTTALGTHDPTWGGNNSTPGVGNGLDGVPDLAYYTTNDPTSSVASQYYGRLDADISQADRLSFMIYWVPLNTVDYSGPVRSANLWHHDQINNAFTLLWNHTFSPTLLNEARVNAAGWRWNELTSNSNAPWGLAESVFDVPSSKIFPSATPEYFGTPGPSVYDQWTYGYQDILTKVAGRHTIKMGGSLTRLYYLNEAVYNARPTYNFDSIWDFLNDAPYSETGYFSATSGSPTASRQDNRQNLWAGFVQDDWKILPTLTLNLGLRYSYFGPYYDKDENLRSVDLGAGDALVTGLSVRKGGNLYEAQKANFGPQLGFAWSPNYFGQKVVVRGGFGMNYNQNEMAITANGNGNPGNTVNVNFCCSTASDPTGGSSSSILYQLPSSLTGSFYSFPSNSAAITSYNSNGLPSNTSTYLSVTGFDAKVKTIQIYHYSLDTQTDMGHQWIASIGYQGSTGHHLLLQQDMNVIAVADAYALNPNLTTVDYYGNKGNSSYNALLTSLKHDFAHGFQAEAQYTWSKSMDNGSQPYYEDPYPYHERYSWGRSDYNVANAFKLFGMWQPTFFHNHGIAHTIADGWALSGIFNMHSGFPWTPVYSVDNQFYYGSGQTTVRPASYLSGARHSTSNSAFKAAPGSAESNFPLGGSSYFTEPAVATGNTGTYGTEYGLPGNPGVARNSFDGPGYKAVDATLSKAFPFPNKVLGERANFEVRVDAFNVFNNLNLNVADISTTVTSSSFGQAQGALASRKLDIQARFSF; encoded by the coding sequence ATGCACAACAGGACCCACATTCTTCTTCAAAGTGCCCTGCTTGTTTTGCTCTTCTCTCTCGGAGCGTCGCTGGCTCATGCACAGTTCCGCACCGCAATTCAGGGAACAGTGACAGATCCGCAGGGAGCAGTCATTCCAGGCGCGCAACTTACGCTCGTCGATAAGCAAACGAACAGGACAACGAAGACCACTAGCAGTGCCAGCGGCGTATATAACTTCAATGCTTTGCCTGCGAGCACCTTTACCCTCAAGGTCGAGGCAAAGGGATTTGAGAGTAAGGTTATCGATGACCTTAGCCTTATTCCCGAACAGACAAACAGCCTGAATGTCGGAATGACGCTCGGTACCAGCAGTACCTCCATCACTGTGAATGGAAACCAGGCAGACGCTCTGGATACTGAGACTGCATCGGTGAATACCACCGTGACTTCGAATCAGATTCAACACATGCCATCCTTCGGACGCGATGTGACACAGTTAGTCCAGTTGGCCGCAGGCGCACTGTCTGATGGGTCGCAAGCAGCTGGTGGTGGCAGCTATAGCCTGCCCGGCAGCAATATGGGTGGTTCCGGAGCATCCGACGGTATTTTCAAGACGGAGAATGGACCTCAGATCGTAGCCAACGGCGGCCAGGCGGAGACCAACAGCGTGCTGATCGACGGCATCAGCGCTTCGTCGGTGACCTGGGGTGGAAGCACTGTCGTGACTCCCACCGAGGATTCTGTGGACAGCGTCAAAATCACATCGAACTCATACGATGCGGAGCTGGGCCGTTTCTCCGGTGCTCAGATCCAGATCACCTCGAAGGGTGGCAGCAATCAGGTGCACGGAAGCCTGTTCTTCAAAGCTGATCGCCCGGGAATGAATGCATATCAGAGCTGGAACGGTCCCTCCTCCGACCAGGCAGGTACCGCAGCCGAACGCGGGTTGAATCGCGATGATTCACGCTTCAACCAGTTTGGAGGCAGCATCAGTGGGCCATTCTGGAAGAATCGCCTGTTCGGCTTCTTTGCATATGAGACGCTGCGCAACGACACGAATGTGACGGCACAGAATTGGTATGAAACCAGTGCCTACCGTAACAGCGCACGAAGCGGCAGTAACGCGGCCAGCTATCTGGGATATAGCGGCGAAGCTGTCGCCGGCACACTGATCGGAGGCACCTGTTCACAACTAGGACTCTCGGAGGGCTCGCAGTGTGCGACAGTCAGTGGCGGTGTAGACGTAGGCTCGCCGCTCACGACTGCGCTCGGCACCCATGATCCAACCTGGGGCGGCAACAATAGCACGCCTGGCGTAGGCAATGGACTCGATGGTGTGCCCGATCTCGCCTATTACACCACAAACGATCCAACCTCCAGCGTCGCTTCGCAATACTATGGCCGTCTGGATGCAGATATCAGCCAGGCCGACCGGCTGAGCTTCATGATCTATTGGGTGCCGCTCAATACTGTCGACTACTCAGGTCCCGTGCGCAGCGCCAATCTCTGGCATCACGACCAGATCAACAATGCTTTTACGCTGCTCTGGAACCATACCTTTTCCCCTACTCTGCTTAACGAAGCCCGCGTGAATGCCGCAGGATGGCGGTGGAATGAGCTCACATCCAATTCCAACGCGCCCTGGGGGCTCGCCGAGTCAGTCTTCGATGTACCCAGCAGCAAAATCTTCCCCAGCGCCACACCGGAGTATTTCGGTACGCCAGGGCCGAGCGTGTACGACCAGTGGACCTATGGCTATCAGGACATTCTGACCAAGGTTGCCGGCCGTCACACCATCAAGATGGGCGGAAGCCTGACGCGTCTCTACTATCTGAATGAAGCGGTCTACAACGCGCGGCCGACTTATAACTTCGATAGCATCTGGGATTTCCTCAACGACGCGCCCTATTCAGAAACCGGATATTTTTCAGCAACCAGCGGCAGCCCCACCGCCAGCCGTCAGGACAACCGGCAGAACCTGTGGGCCGGTTTCGTGCAGGACGACTGGAAGATACTGCCCACGCTGACCCTGAATCTCGGTCTGCGCTATTCATACTTTGGGCCGTACTATGACAAGGATGAAAACCTGCGCTCGGTGGACCTCGGCGCGGGCGATGCGCTTGTGACTGGCCTCTCGGTGCGTAAGGGCGGCAATCTTTATGAGGCGCAGAAGGCGAACTTCGGACCGCAGCTCGGTTTTGCATGGAGTCCGAACTACTTCGGCCAGAAGGTTGTGGTGCGCGGTGGTTTCGGCATGAACTACAACCAGAACGAAATGGCTATCACCGCGAACGGCAATGGAAATCCAGGCAACACGGTGAATGTGAACTTCTGCTGTTCGACGGCTTCGGACCCGACGGGAGGCAGTTCCTCGTCCATCCTCTATCAACTTCCCTCCTCGCTTACCGGAAGCTTCTATAGCTTTCCTTCTAACTCGGCGGCCATCACTTCTTATAACTCGAATGGCCTGCCCAGCAATACTTCCACGTACCTCAGCGTGACCGGCTTCGATGCCAAGGTAAAAACGATCCAGATCTATCACTATTCGCTCGATACCCAGACGGATATGGGGCACCAATGGATCGCCAGTATCGGATACCAGGGCAGCACAGGACATCACCTGCTCCTGCAGCAAGACATGAATGTGATCGCGGTTGCGGACGCTTATGCACTCAACCCGAATCTGACGACCGTGGACTACTACGGCAACAAAGGCAACTCGAGCTACAACGCGCTCCTTACCAGCCTGAAGCATGACTTTGCCCACGGCTTCCAGGCCGAGGCGCAGTACACCTGGTCCAAGAGCATGGATAACGGCTCGCAGCCATACTACGAGGATCCGTATCCCTATCATGAGCGCTATTCATGGGGGCGCTCGGACTATAACGTTGCCAATGCGTTCAAACTCTTCGGCATGTGGCAGCCTACCTTCTTCCACAATCATGGAATCGCTCATACCATTGCCGATGGCTGGGCATTGAGCGGCATCTTCAATATGCACTCCGGCTTCCCATGGACGCCGGTCTATTCGGTCGACAACCAGTTCTACTACGGCAGCGGACAGACCACCGTGCGTCCTGCCTCTTACCTGAGCGGCGCCCGGCACAGCACGAGCAACAGCGCGTTCAAGGCAGCGCCTGGCTCGGCAGAAAGCAACTTCCCACTGGGCGGCAGCAGCTACTTTACCGAACCGGCCGTTGCTACCGGGAACACCGGAACCTACGGCACTGAGTACGGCCTTCCCGGCAATCCTGGTGTGGCACGAAACTCCTTCGATGGTCCGGGATACAAGGCCGTGGATGCGACCCTCAGCAAGGCTTTTCCCTTCCCCAACAAAGTCCTGGGAGAGAGAGCAAACTTCGAGGTCCGCGTCGACGCTTTTAACGTGTTCAATAACCTGAACTTGAATGTGGCTGATATCTCGACCACGGTCACATCCTCGAGCTTCGGTCAGGCTCAGGGTGCACTCGCGTCGCGCAAGCTGGATATTCAGGCGCGCTTCTCGTTCTAA
- a CDS encoding NADP-dependent oxidoreductase gives MMIRFHQFGSNEVLKSENLDVSQPDAGQVLVAVHAASVNPVDFKIRLGNYPSVKNDRLPYTLGRDISGVIEKCGAQSTRFKVGDAVFGIVDIHGGGYAQEAVLDQDAIALVPSGIDHIHAATVPLAGQTAWQGLFRYGQFEATQSVLIHGGSGGVGHFAIQFAKAKGARVLTTVSTANVSFARSLGADVVIDYQTQRFEDYASNLDMVFDLVGGETRERSWSVLKKGGVLVSTLTEPSQQEAKQFGVRALRYTVEADGDELAEIARLIASGQVKPHIQQIFPLQSAADALASVESGHTVGKIVLKVI, from the coding sequence ATGATGATCCGTTTTCATCAGTTCGGCAGTAACGAAGTTCTCAAAAGCGAAAATCTCGACGTGTCGCAGCCGGACGCGGGCCAGGTGCTGGTGGCGGTGCATGCTGCCAGTGTTAACCCAGTTGACTTCAAAATCCGCCTAGGCAATTATCCGTCCGTAAAGAACGACCGACTTCCCTATACGCTCGGACGGGATATCTCGGGGGTCATTGAGAAGTGCGGTGCTCAGTCCACGCGTTTCAAAGTAGGTGATGCGGTGTTCGGCATTGTCGACATCCACGGAGGCGGCTATGCACAAGAGGCGGTCCTAGATCAGGATGCTATCGCACTTGTACCGAGCGGTATAGATCACATTCATGCTGCGACCGTCCCGCTTGCAGGGCAGACGGCTTGGCAAGGCCTATTCAGGTATGGTCAGTTCGAAGCAACGCAATCGGTGCTGATCCATGGGGGTTCAGGGGGCGTGGGTCATTTCGCCATTCAGTTTGCGAAAGCGAAGGGTGCGCGCGTTCTGACGACAGTCTCAACGGCAAATGTGAGTTTTGCTAGATCACTGGGCGCTGACGTCGTAATTGATTACCAGACTCAACGTTTCGAGGATTATGCGTCGAACCTGGACATGGTGTTTGACCTCGTTGGAGGCGAAACCCGTGAGCGCTCCTGGAGTGTTCTGAAGAAAGGAGGGGTGTTGGTTTCTACTCTGACAGAGCCGTCGCAACAAGAAGCGAAGCAATTCGGCGTGCGTGCGTTGCGATATACGGTCGAGGCCGATGGAGATGAACTTGCCGAGATTGCTCGTCTAATCGCTTCCGGACAGGTAAAGCCTCACATACAGCAGATCTTTCCACTCCAATCAGCAGCTGATGCTTTGGCATCTGTTGAGTCGGGGCATACAGTCGGAAAAATAGTGCTGAAAGTCATTTAG
- a CDS encoding GH39 family glycosyl hydrolase gives MRSFRFCLLCICLSALVFPASGSGQGTESAQTLTVDADAPASPFPHFWEQMFGSGRAILTLRESYRDDLRAVKQVTDFRYVRFHAILHDEVGVYNEDEHGNPVYNFSYVDQIYDGLLRNGVRPVVEISFMPKKLAFNPDALHPFWYKQNVSPPKDMDRWDDLMRHFAQHLVDRYGIDEVSQWYFEVWNEPNIDFWNGIPRQRSYFELYAHTARDLKTVSPKLRVGGPATAAAAWIPEFLSYMSANHVPVDFVSTHGYADDTVENLFGTQEDIPMDDRVCRAVEKVHKEIAASAMPRLPLFWTEWNVQGDHESRDTDFVGTGLANTIRECDGKVNMMSFWTFSDVFEEGGPIPVPFSGQFGLRAKGGINKPSFYDFALLHRLGDERIANPASDVIVTRRAGKHGDKTLVLAVWNIVDPGTTGNEKKIHLEVHGVRADAPVTISRVDNMHSNTLAAYKALGSPQDPTDEQVKEMNRQTAIGSPEQTQLRGGTLELSLDPDALLLITIGDAH, from the coding sequence ATGCGGTCCTTTCGTTTCTGCTTGCTCTGCATTTGTCTTTCTGCTTTGGTGTTCCCTGCTTCCGGCTCTGGCCAGGGGACTGAGTCTGCGCAAACTCTGACCGTAGATGCCGATGCTCCGGCCTCTCCTTTTCCGCATTTCTGGGAACAGATGTTCGGCTCCGGGCGTGCCATTCTCACACTGCGGGAGAGTTACCGCGACGATCTGCGCGCGGTCAAGCAGGTCACGGACTTTCGCTATGTGCGCTTCCATGCCATCCTGCACGATGAAGTCGGGGTCTATAACGAGGACGAACACGGTAACCCGGTCTATAACTTCTCCTATGTGGACCAGATTTACGATGGGTTGCTGCGCAATGGCGTGCGTCCGGTTGTCGAGATCAGCTTCATGCCGAAGAAGCTCGCTTTTAATCCGGATGCGCTGCATCCCTTCTGGTACAAGCAGAATGTCTCGCCTCCAAAGGACATGGACCGCTGGGATGACCTGATGCGTCATTTTGCCCAGCACCTGGTCGACCGCTATGGAATTGACGAAGTCTCCCAGTGGTACTTCGAGGTGTGGAATGAGCCGAACATCGACTTCTGGAATGGCATCCCGCGCCAGCGCTCCTACTTCGAGCTGTATGCGCACACCGCCCGCGATCTGAAGACAGTGAGCCCGAAGCTGCGCGTGGGCGGTCCGGCTACGGCTGCTGCCGCGTGGATTCCGGAATTCCTTTCCTATATGTCCGCGAACCATGTGCCCGTCGACTTCGTATCCACACATGGCTACGCCGATGACACGGTGGAGAACCTCTTCGGCACACAGGAAGACATCCCCATGGATGATCGAGTCTGTCGCGCCGTTGAGAAGGTTCACAAGGAAATTGCCGCCTCGGCGATGCCGCGGCTGCCGCTTTTCTGGACGGAATGGAATGTGCAGGGAGATCACGAATCTCGCGACACGGACTTCGTCGGCACCGGGCTGGCCAACACCATCCGCGAATGTGACGGCAAGGTGAACATGATGTCCTTCTGGACATTCTCCGACGTCTTCGAGGAGGGCGGTCCCATCCCTGTCCCGTTCTCCGGGCAGTTTGGCCTGCGCGCCAAGGGGGGCATCAACAAGCCGAGCTTTTATGACTTTGCCCTGCTTCACCGTCTTGGCGATGAGCGCATCGCCAATCCTGCCTCCGACGTTATCGTGACACGACGCGCAGGTAAGCATGGAGACAAAACGCTTGTGCTGGCCGTCTGGAATATTGTCGATCCCGGAACCACGGGAAATGAGAAGAAGATCCACCTGGAGGTGCATGGTGTGCGGGCTGATGCGCCAGTCACCATCAGCCGCGTGGACAACATGCACAGCAATACTCTGGCAGCGTATAAGGCATTGGGCAGTCCCCAGGACCCGACCGACGAGCAGGTGAAAGAGATGAACCGCCAGACTGCGATCGGCTCCCCGGAGCAGACACAGCTTCGCGGCGGAACTCTGGAGCTCTCACTTGACCCCGACGCGCTGCTGCTTATCACCATAGGCGACGCGCATTGA
- a CDS encoding helix-turn-helix domain-containing protein, whose translation MPWKVSCIVDQRLQFLSSYQREEMSLTDLCLEFGISRPMAYRWINRYKKWARKVFSISVVGRTVAHTQQQTKW comes from the coding sequence ATGCCCTGGAAAGTGAGTTGTATTGTGGATCAGCGTTTGCAGTTCTTATCGAGTTATCAGCGGGAAGAGATGTCGCTAACGGATCTCTGTCTAGAGTTCGGGATATCGAGGCCAATGGCTTACCGATGGATCAACCGTTACAAGAAGTGGGCACGGAAGGTCTTCTCGATCTCAGTCGTAGGCCGCACAGTTGCTCACACGCAACAGCAGACGAAATGGTGA
- a CDS encoding integrase core domain-containing protein produces MVGCEHVWKHSEQSGTHQSDKEEAPDDADSEPFSEVTAPNQIWCMDFKGYFMTGDGARSDPFTITDAHTRYLIRCQVVSRMDLSQVRAICEAAMREYGVPARVQTDNGAPFAGTGLLGLSRLSLGWMKLGILHEHIQPSKPQQNARHERMHRTLMGDTANPPAATLRQQQKRFDRFRHVFNHERPHEGLNNETPGSLYQLSAKMFPRAITEYTHSAGMHTRRVNNSGDISWHKDRVFISEVFRFEEIGFAEVRETFFKVFFRETEIGEFDAGTLRFRPVVTYR; encoded by the coding sequence TTGGTCGGCTGCGAGCACGTTTGGAAGCATTCTGAGCAGAGCGGGACTCACCAGTCCGACAAAGAAGAGGCGCCGGACGACGCTGACTCCGAACCGTTCTCGGAAGTAACCGCACCAAATCAGATTTGGTGTATGGACTTCAAGGGGTACTTCATGACCGGAGACGGTGCGCGCAGTGATCCCTTCACGATCACTGATGCCCATACCCGCTACTTGATTCGCTGCCAGGTCGTCTCGCGTATGGATTTGAGTCAGGTGCGAGCGATATGTGAAGCGGCGATGCGCGAGTATGGAGTACCCGCACGAGTTCAGACAGACAACGGTGCGCCGTTTGCTGGGACTGGATTGCTAGGGTTATCGAGGCTGTCGTTGGGATGGATGAAGTTGGGCATCCTGCATGAACACATTCAGCCGAGCAAGCCACAGCAGAATGCACGCCATGAGCGGATGCACCGGACGCTCATGGGTGACACCGCGAATCCTCCTGCTGCAACCTTGCGACAGCAACAGAAGCGATTTGATCGCTTTCGTCATGTGTTCAATCACGAGCGTCCTCATGAAGGCTTGAACAATGAGACACCCGGCAGCCTGTACCAGCTGAGTGCAAAGATGTTTCCCCGTGCCATCACGGAATACACCCACTCAGCAGGAATGCACACGAGACGCGTCAATAATAGTGGGGACATCAGTTGGCACAAGGATCGAGTCTTCATTAGCGAAGTCTTTCGCTTTGAAGAAATCGGGTTTGCGGAGGTGCGAGAAACCTTCTTCAAAGTATTTTTTCGAGAAACGGAGATCGGCGAATTCGATGCCGGGACCCTGCGCTTCAGACCAGTAGTGACATACCGATGA
- a CDS encoding transporter, with protein MTSRWPRFSVVLLVLLFWSAKALHAQGPPYQTDDPVPVDYQHYEFYIFGGADGTPVEMDSTGPAIEFNWGAIPRVQLHAILPLGSISPSNKPIYAPAGTGPSAFGLTDSELGVKVAFIKESPHFPQVGTFPMFELPTGSYDRGLGVGKVYYKIPLWLQKNVGKWLFDGGGGYSVVPQTDYKNFAYTGWLIKREINERLELGAEVFAHGSEGLAAAQTQASTLIDVGGYYHFKNHPGEQFLFAYGHSIAGQTENYAYVGMYWTWGKGGDKPDQAMLWINRPRNVNGF; from the coding sequence GTGACATCCCGTTGGCCGCGCTTCTCAGTGGTTCTTCTCGTGCTGCTTTTCTGGAGCGCCAAAGCGCTTCACGCTCAAGGACCGCCCTACCAGACTGACGATCCAGTGCCGGTCGACTATCAGCATTACGAGTTCTATATTTTCGGCGGTGCGGACGGAACACCCGTAGAGATGGACTCAACCGGCCCTGCCATTGAATTTAACTGGGGAGCCATACCCCGTGTGCAACTTCACGCCATCTTGCCGCTCGGTTCCATCAGCCCCTCCAACAAGCCGATCTATGCCCCCGCTGGAACGGGGCCGAGTGCCTTCGGTTTGACAGACTCAGAGCTGGGAGTGAAGGTCGCCTTCATCAAGGAATCCCCGCATTTCCCACAAGTGGGCACATTTCCCATGTTTGAGCTTCCAACGGGTAGTTATGACCGTGGCCTTGGTGTTGGCAAGGTCTATTACAAGATTCCGCTTTGGTTACAGAAGAATGTCGGGAAGTGGCTATTCGATGGAGGAGGTGGATACTCTGTCGTCCCACAAACCGATTACAAGAACTTTGCCTACACTGGTTGGCTCATAAAACGCGAGATTAATGAACGATTGGAGTTAGGGGCTGAGGTCTTTGCGCATGGCAGTGAAGGACTAGCCGCCGCTCAGACACAGGCTTCGACCCTCATCGACGTTGGCGGCTACTACCACTTCAAAAACCATCCGGGAGAACAATTCCTCTTCGCCTACGGCCATTCCATCGCCGGCCAAACCGAAAACTATGCCTATGTCGGCATGTACTGGACCTGGGGTAAGGGCGGCGATAAGCCGGATCAAGCCATGCTTTGGATCAACAGGCCGCGAAATGTGAACGGATTCTAG
- a CDS encoding LacI family DNA-binding transcriptional regulator: MAEKKSAEKGLSGGKEKTDLKTLARHLDISQTTISRVLNGTAARYRISEATQQRVLEAARKFNYQANVLASSLRSKRSRTIGVMVPEISEGYSSAVLSGIEDELLFAGYFYFVVSHRHRTELLRQYPSLLLSRAVEGIIAIDSDIQADLSVPVVAVSGHRNRPSVVNIELDHQLAAHHALEHLKQLGHRRIAFIKGQTFSSDTRSRWRAICKVAAELGLEIDPQLVVQLQDDGPGVDSGRTATAALLERGQLFTAIFAFNDLAAIGAITLLRETGLEVPRHISVVGFDDILGAATNNPPLTTVRQPLKEMGRVAAKTLLHMLQSSKDGWPKHSIRILPGFVERHSTAPPAVPPRNAFHSN; encoded by the coding sequence GTGGCAGAAAAGAAGTCCGCGGAAAAAGGGTTATCAGGCGGAAAAGAAAAGACCGACCTGAAAACCCTGGCTCGGCACCTGGATATTTCGCAGACGACGATCTCACGGGTCCTGAACGGCACCGCTGCACGGTATCGCATCTCTGAAGCCACGCAACAGCGCGTGCTGGAAGCAGCCAGGAAATTTAACTACCAGGCCAATGTCTTAGCCAGCAGCCTGCGCAGCAAGAGAAGCCGGACTATCGGTGTCATGGTGCCGGAGATCAGTGAAGGTTATTCCTCCGCCGTGCTCAGCGGCATCGAAGACGAGTTGCTGTTCGCCGGATATTTTTACTTCGTAGTGAGCCACCGGCATCGTACCGAACTCTTGCGCCAATACCCCTCTCTGCTGCTTTCCCGCGCCGTCGAGGGAATCATCGCGATCGACTCCGACATCCAGGCCGATCTCTCCGTACCGGTTGTTGCCGTCTCCGGCCATCGCAACCGGCCATCGGTGGTGAATATTGAGCTCGACCACCAGCTTGCGGCTCATCATGCGCTCGAACATTTAAAGCAGCTAGGGCATCGACGAATTGCCTTCATCAAGGGGCAGACCTTCAGCTCTGATACCCGCTCCCGCTGGCGCGCAATCTGCAAAGTGGCAGCGGAGCTCGGCCTCGAAATCGATCCGCAGCTGGTGGTGCAACTCCAGGACGACGGGCCCGGCGTCGACTCCGGCAGAACCGCAACCGCTGCTCTGCTGGAGCGCGGGCAACTCTTTACGGCCATCTTTGCCTTCAACGATCTCGCCGCTATCGGTGCCATTACCCTGCTGCGCGAGACCGGCCTGGAAGTTCCTCGGCACATCTCTGTCGTCGGCTTTGATGACATCCTGGGCGCAGCCACCAACAATCCGCCACTCACCACCGTGCGGCAGCCGTTGAAGGAGATGGGACGTGTCGCGGCGAAGACCCTTCTGCACATGTTGCAGAGCAGTAAGGACGGCTGGCCCAAACATTCAATTCGCATCCTGCCGGGTTTTGTCGAGAGGCATTCCACCGCGCCTCCGGCAGTCCCACCCAGAAACGCATTCCACAGCAACTGA